One window of Parambassis ranga chromosome 3, fParRan2.1, whole genome shotgun sequence genomic DNA carries:
- the baz2ba gene encoding bromodomain adjacent to zinc finger domain protein 2B isoform X7, with amino-acid sequence MESGERLASPAPTLSAARTSSPAASSSSSSSSSSPAPHSKSSLAPNPSALGSTLSTSGRLFGTAGEQPFIGSTLSSAFPLVNHPAFGALYTAGAGRPEFGGLGSLGMSAALAAHPQLGALSEWWRAAEAHGRGAAAFLPSFISFPPFFAPHIQPNHSPSPVQLRMPGKNSHTPPKGVNGAVNGSGVCPPTTQSGSFSASPAPVQASTKPTKNSEPSNIQRSSPPGDVMEKLIQKPKEKKPRKKPTDTSLASESGSSSDSSSDGSLSSDLEDLAEDDEDDDDDDDDEEEEDKQSELSDSEKRAKRKTKVLPPSTGTSKTDRPLSGEAQNKKDTQKVSSTSPTLVPLPSSASPPALSQSSPLVPHRSRTEGQQHFSVIQSTGLAANSKPLPLLTQPHRESSPSSSPIALTTSPKAISSTASPKPPKLFPSSSPQHLPLSLCSSPKPLSVPSPPRSTLPLCTSPKPFGLTSSLTSSKKSSLKPPKHAVAGTAKSNKRKLLEDSLAQINEFRLKQNLMSQGQTFPSELKKQRNKSPRRTSLSSSPLPPVPPPPPQNNHSNLFLSSALLGLPEPHHPNGVIQSTTQDTPLALITKPRKDSASQGKSPQRDSDAGSMPVNLSTGASRTQAATQAGLLSQPPTTSPHATGHGSRKNKTPKGKGQTPGLGQGQADPLAAWKGFSQNHLVQSLVDLFRGGESGIGIPGVSIPGVGVPGVGIPGTCNPTAGLPAHKESDDSGDDDDDEDDDLEEEEEDEEESDDSLSESDSNSDSDISGKKVKELKLLPSGSSKEMTPLRLTKGPELLNTSTNHTTTSCSPLNLQVIKTPTVATSSSALAYHSSPGSSSYSLASPLGLGKRKRVMDEKELMIPLELGWRRETRIKSVAGRPQGEVAYYAPCSKKLRQYPDVMKGLQWSLLKDEDVIPRILAMEGRRGRPPNSERQLAGEGANGNRRRKGRPPNVGDPLVPEGPSPSEVKLLRKLEAQEIARQAAQMKLMRKLEKQALARAAKEARKQQAIMAAEERRKQKEQIKIRKQQEKIKRIQQIRMEKELRAQQILEAKRKKKEEAANAKILEAEKRIKEKELRRQQAEILKHQERERRRQHVMLMKAVEARKKAEERERLRQEKRDEKRLNKERKLEQRRLELEIARELKKPNEDMCLSDHKALPEFSRIPGLILPGRAVSDCLMLMQFLRGFGKVLGLDLNSDVPTLGMLQEGLLNVGDSMGQVQDLLVKLLSLAVCDPGLPPGQKTKTMLGDHLTNVGINRDNVSEVLQMYMGAHCANTELAPLAFSLKTKAFQAHTPVQKASILGFLANELACSKAVISEIDKNLDQMANMRKDKIIMEGKLKKLRTIYAKRTGKREASMGLEENQSVGTPSSAAKRKRKLGADSEDDDDDDDDSDDPAEEDDDEEEEEMKKVKKVETYDEDEVDQATSVEELEKQIEKLAKQHHQIRRKLFEISHSLRSMMYGQDRYRRRYWVLPHCGGVFIEAMESGEAPEELEEERQRRRRAAEEVKVKEEPQEIELEKEKPIGPDKKRVRTQGLEQQTDEEKEHEGKKNSPNLFYQQPGCESTLCTLRDINKDVSNESVKAENKESPHIRQNGSPLGTPTTMTTVTPSSPARNTPEPATATTPSMATTYDTTNIAPPASTSLSVPCLTAPRESPGNTPPASSPAPSPHLAFQANDQLLRVLTERSGHWFSLLPRNPCDLSSITTTPPGAPRVSPQASSTPGRARSPPPSPALPLTPSAASASASPLSTLQVKSGSSLLGVSFGSWPSGVLSPSLPMCSSPTPIPGHSLEGNTAASVSSKSESPLPGIEKPSSMPSPALEMPKSLDHATPRPIPEEMLAGWWRVSDIEELRALVNALHSRGIREKGLQRQMQKYMEIIPQVCTKHKDVAMIELHELEESQVSVESVRGWCVEEQAMEMDIAVLQQVEELERKVTAASLQVKGWTYPDPQSEREDLVYYEHKPPTKSTPASADKDSKDSKEHPEERGEKGGVMRHPDNPLDIAVTRLADLERNIERRYLRSPLGTTIQIRLDNVGTVTVPAPAPSTSADREGGEEEVAPGMKMWRKALSEVRSAAQLAMCIQQLQKSIAWERSIMKVYCQMCKKGDNEDLLLLCDGCDKGCHTYCHKPKITSIPEGDWYCPACISKASGPSLKSKKPPAKPVASSGGGSKKGGEAKKNGKQAGNGEVSEDDLASASSTPKKGAKDTSRKRKAEESSPALTAANQESPVCVKRAKTARDNNRDLGLCRVLLAELERHQDAWPFLTPVNLKTVPGYRKVIKKPMDFSTIREKLVSSQYQNLETFIIDVNLVFDNCEKFNEDNSDIGRAGHNMRKFFEKRWTELLKQTN; translated from the exons ATGGAGTCTGGAGAGCGGCTGGCCTCCCCTGCGCCCACCCTGTCTGCTGCTCGCACCTCCTCCCCTgcggcctcttcctcctcttcctcctcttcgtcaTCGCCTGCTCCCCACTCTAAGAGCAGCCTGGCCCCGAACCCCTCAGCACTGGGATCTACCCTCAGCACCTCTG GCCGCCTGTTTGgaacagcaggagagcagcCCTTCATTGGCTCCACATTGTCAAGTGCCTTCCCTCTGGTCAACCACCCAGCCTTTGGTGCCCTCTACACTGCCGGAGCAGGCAGGCCTGAGTTTGGGGGCCTGGGCTCCCTGGGCATGTCAGCTGCTTTGGCTGCCCACCCCCAGCTAGGTGCCCTTTCTG AGTGGTGGCGAGCTGCTGAAGCCCATGGACGGGGAGCTGCTGCCTTTCTCCCCTCTTTTATCAGCTTCCCCCCATTCTTCGCCCCTCACATCCAGCCCAATCACAGCCCCAGTCCTGTTCAGCTCAGGATGCCCGGCAAGAATAGCCATACCCCACCTAAAG GGGTGAATGGTGCAGTCAATGGCAGTGGGGTCTGTCCTCCCACCACACAATCAGGGAGCTTTTCTGCAAGTCCAGCTCCTGTTCAGGCATCCACCAAGCCAACCAAAAATTCAGAGCCCTCTAATATTCAACGTAGCAGCCCTCCAGGAGATGTGATGGAAAAGTTGATTCAGAAACCGAAAGAGAAG AAGCCACGAAAGAAGCCCACAGACACTTCTTTGGCAAGTGAATCAGGCTCATCTTCAGACAGCTCGAGTGATGGCTCCCTCAGCAGTGATCTGGAAGACCTAgcagaggatgatgaagatgacgatgatgatgatgatgacgaggaagaggaggacaaacAGAGTGAATTATCAGACTCTGAGAAGAGGGCtaagaggaaaacaaag GTTTTGCCACCAAGCACTGGGACTTCAAAGACTGATAGGCCTCTCTCTGGGGAGGCCCAGAACAAGAAAGACACCCAGAAagtctcctccacctctccaaCCCTGGTGCCCTTACCTAGCTCTGCCTCCCCACCTGCCTTGTCCCAAAGCTCACCACTGGTCCCACACAGGTCCCGGACTGAGGGGCAACAACACTTTAGTGTGATCCAGTCCACTGGCTTGGCTGCCAACTCAAAGCCCCTGCCACTCCTCACTCAGCCCCATAGGGAGTCATCACCATCTTCCTCCCCCATCGCTCTCACCACATCTCCAAAGGCAATCTCCAGCACTGCCTCTCCAAAACCTCCTAAActgtttccctcctcctctccacagcacctgcccctctccctctgctcctcccctaagcctctctctgtcccttctCCGCCCCGCTCGACTCTCCCACTGTGTACCTCCCCAAAACCATTTGGTTTGACCTCATCTTTAACAAGCTCCAAGAAGTCCTCACTGAAGCCACCAAAGCACGCTGTTGCTGGCACCGCCAAATCCAACAAAAGGAAACTGCTGGAAGATTCACTTGCGCAGATCAATGAGTTCAGGCTGAAACAG AATCTCATGTCCCAAGGGCAGACGTTCCCATCTGAGCTAAAGAAGCAGCGAAACAAATCTCCCAGGAGGACATCTCTGTCTTCATCACCATTGCCACCGGTTCCGCCTCCTCCCCCCCAGAACAATCACTCCAACCTCTTCCTGTCGAGTGCCCTGCTGGGGCTCCCTGAACCCCATCACCCAAATGGAGTCATCCAAAGCACCACTCAGGACACACCTTTGGCCCTCATCACCAAACCTCGCAAAGACTCTGCCTCTCAAGGCAAGTCCCCTCAGCGCGATTCTGATGCTGGGTCGATGCCTGTCAATCTGAGCACAGGGGCAAGTAGGACCCAAGCAGCCACCCAGGCTGGGCTTCTGTCACAGCCCCCCACTACCTCACCCCATGCCACGGGCCATGGTTCCAGAAAGAACAAGACCCCCAAGGGTAAGGGACAAACACCAGGGCTGGGACAGGGACAAGCAGACCCTTTAGCTGCCTGGAAGGGCTTCTCTCAGAACCATCTGGTACAGTCTTTAGTAGATTTGTTTCGAGGAGGGGAGTCTGGGATTGGGATTCCTGGAGTTAGTATCCCTGGCGTTGGAGTTCCTGGAGTCGGAATCCCTGGGACTTGTAACCCCACAGCCGGTCTGCCTGCTCACAAGGAATCTGATGACTCAGgggatgatgacgatgatgaggatgacgacctggaggaggaggaggaggatgaagaggaatcAGATGATAGTCTGTCAG AGTCTGACAGCAACTCAGACAGTGACATCTCTGGAAAGAAAGTGAAGGAGTTAAAGCTGCTGCCATCTGGATCATCTAAGGAGATGACCCCCCTCAGGCTAACCAAAGGCCCAGAACTACTGAACACCTCAACCAATCACACCACCACCAGCTGCTCCCCTCTCAACCTACAGGTCATCAAGACGCCCACCGTTGCCACCAGCTCCAGTGCCTTGGCCTATCACAGCTCCCCAGGCTCTTCCTCCTATAGCCTAGCTTCTCCTTTAG GCttagggaagaggaagagagtgatGGATGAGAAAGAGTTGATGATACCTCTGGAGTTGGG GTGGCGGAGAGAAACAAGAATCAAATCGGTGGCTGGACGGCCACAGGGCGAGGTGGCCTACTATGCCCCATGTAGCAAGAAACTGAGGCAGTACCCAGATGTGATGAAG GGTTTACAGTGGAGCCTGTTGAAGGATGAGGACGTCATTCCTCGTATTTTGGCGATGGAAGGTCGAAGGGGTCGTCCCCCTAATTCAGAGCGTCAGTTAGCGGGTGAAGGCGCCAATGGTAACCGACGGAGGAAGGGACGACCCCCTAATGTAGGCGATCCACTGGTGCCTGAGGGCCCCAGCCCCAGTGAGGTCAAACTACTGCGCAAACTAGAGGCTCAAG AAATAGCCCGACAGGCTGCCCAGATGAAACTGATGAGAAAACTGGAAAAGCAGGCACTGGCGCGTGCAGCCAAAGAAGCTCGAAAACAGCAAG CTATCATGGCAGCAGAGGAGCGAAGGAAGCAGAAAGAGCAGATCAAGATTCGGAAGCAGCAG gaAAAGATCAAGCGCATTCAGCAGATTCGGATGGAGAAGGAACTCAGAGCGCAGCAAATTTTAGAG GCCAAacggaaaaagaaggaagaagctGCCAATGCCAAAATATTGGAGGCTGAAAAACGGATAAAG GAGAAAGAGTTAAGAAGACAGCAGGCGGAGATTCTCAAACACCAG gagagagaaaggaggaggcaACATGTAATGCTGATGAAGGCTGTTGAGGCCCGCAAGAAGGCGGAG GAGCGTGAACGCTTGCGGCAGGAGAAAAGGGATGAGAAGCGCTTGAACAAAGAGCGTAAACTGGAGCAACGGAGGCTGGAACTGGAGATAGCTagagaactgaagaagccaaaTGAAGACATGTGTCTCTCTGATCACAAG GCTCTTCCTGAGTTCTCCCGCATCCCTGGACTGATTCTTCCGGGGCGTGCTGTGTCCGACTGCCTGATGCTGATGCAGTTCTTGCGAGGTTTCGGGAAAGTGTTGGGACTTGATCTGAACTCTGATGTGCCCACCCTGGGAATGCTACAGGAGGGCCTGCTCAATGTGGGGGACAGCATGGGCCAAGTTCAAGATCTTCTGGTCAAGCTGCTTTCTCTGGCAGTCTGTGATCCCGGTTTGCCTCCTGGACAAAAG aCTAAAACCATGCTGGGAGATCACCTGACCAACGTTGGCATCAACAGGGATAATGTCTCTGAGGTGCTACAGATGTACATGGGAGCCCATTGTGCCAATACAGAACTGGCTCCTCTGGCCTTCAGTCTGAAGACCAAGGCCTTCCAGGCTCATACGCCTGTCCAGAAGGCCTCAATTCTGGGCTTCTTGGCTAATGAGCTGGCTTGCAGCAAAGCTGTCATAAG CGAAATTGACAAGAACCTGGATCAGATGGCAAACATGAGGAAAGATAAGATAATTATGGAGGGCAAATTAAAGAA GCTGAGGACTATATATGCCAAACGAACTGGGAAGAGGGAGGCCAGTATGGGTCTGGAAGAGAACCAGTCTGTTGGCACTCCATCCTCAGCTGCCAAACGCAAAAGAAAGCTAGGTGCAGacagtgaagatgatgatgacgacgatgaCGACAGTGATGATCcagcagaggaggatgatgatgaggaagaggaagaaatgaAGAAGGTTAAAAAAGTGGAGACATAtgatgag GATGAAGTTGACCAAGCCACCAGTGTTGAGGAACTGGAGAAGCAAATAGAGAAATTAGCCAAG CAACATCATCAGATCAGACGGAAGCTGTTTGAGATATCCCATTCTCTGCGCTCAATGATGTATGGACAGGACCGCTACCGCCGCCGGTACTGGGTACTGCCACACTGTGGTGGGGTCTTCATCGAAGCTATGGAGAGTGGAGAAG CACcagaggaactggaggaggAGCGACAgcggaggaggagagcagctgaAGAGGTCAAGGTCAAAGAGGAACCTCAGGAGATAGAATTGGAGAAGGAGAAACCCATCGGTCCTGATAAGAAGAGAGTTCGAACTCAAGGCTTGGAGCAACAGACAGATGAGGAAAAAGAGCACGAGGGAAAGAAGAACTCCCCGAACCTCTTTTACCAGCAGCCAGGCTGTGAATCCACACTGTGCACACTCCGAGACATCAACAAGGACGTTAGCAATGAATCTGTGAAGGCAGAGAACAAGGAGAGTCCCCATATAAGACAAAACGGCAGCCCCCTGGGCACTCCTACTACCATGACCACAGTAACACCATCCTCCCCCGCTCGCAATACTCCTGAGCCGGCAACAGCAACAACTCCCTCCATGGCGACAACTTATGACACAACAAACATTGCTCCCCCAGCTTCGACCTCTTTATCCGTCCCATGTCTGACAGCTCCGCGTGAAAGCCCAGGGAACACTCCTCCAGCCTCATCACCTGCTCCTTCTCCACACCTCGCATTCCAAGCCAATGACCAACTGCTCAGAGTCCTGACAGAGCGGAGTGGGCACTGGTTCAGTCTGCTCCCTCGCAACCCCTGTGACCTCTCTTCCATCACTACGACTCCTCCAGGAGCGCCTCGTGTGTCTCCCCAGGCATCCTCCACCCCAGGCAGGGCCAGATCCCCACCTCCGTCCCCTGCTCTCCCTCTTACTCCTTCTGCTGCCTCAGCCTCTGCCAGCCCACTCTCCACCCTGCAG GTGAAGTCTGGAAGTTCATTGCTAGGAGTTTCTTTTGGAAGCTGGCCCAGTGGTGTGCTAAGTCCCAGCCTGCCTATGTGCAGCAGCCCCACCCCCATTCCAGGCCACTCTCTAGAGGGCAACACAGCAGCAAGTGTCTCCAGTAAGAGTGAGTCACCTTTACCTGGCATTGAGAAACCTTCCTCAATGCCCTCTCCTGCCTTGGAGATGCCCAAATCTCTTGACCACGCCACACCTCGGCCGATCCCAGAGG AGATGCTGGCAGGTTGGTGGCGGGTGTCTGACATCGAAGAGCTGAGGGCTCTAGTCAATGCCCTCCACAGCCGAGGAATCAGAGAGAAGGGCCTTCAGAGGCAAATGCAGAAATACATGGAGATCATCCCGCAGGTCTGCACCAAACACAAAGACG TGGCCATGATCGAGCTCCATGAGCTAGAGGAGAGTCAGGTCAGTGTGGAGTCGGTCCGGGGCTggtgtgtggaggagcaggCAATGGAAATGGACATTGCAGTGCTGCAGCAGGTGGAAGAACTGGAGAGGAAGGTCACTGCAGCCAGCCTGCAGGTCAAG GGATGGACATATCCAGACCCTCAGTCCGAGCGGGAGGACCTGGTGTATTACGAGCACAAGCCCCCCACCAAATCAACGCCAGCATCAGCAGACAAGGATTCTAAGGACTCCAAAGAGCACCCAGAAGAGCGGGGGGAGAAGGGCGGGGTGATGCGTCACCCGGACAACCCGCTGGACATAGCAGTGACACGTCTGGCCGATCTGGAGCGCAACATCGAGAGAAGGTACCTGAGGAGCCCCTTAGGTACCACCATTCAGATCAGGCTGGATAATGTGGGTACGGTCACTGTCCCTGCCCCCGCCCCATCCACTAGTGCTGACAGGGAAGG TGGCGAGGAGGAGGTCGCCCCCGGCATGAAGATGTGGAGGAAGGCCCTGAGTGAGGTGCGCAGTGCCGCCCAGTTGGCCATGTGTATCCAGCAGCTTCAGAAGTCTATCGCCTGGGAGAGGTCCATCATGAAAGTG TACTGTCAGATGTGCAAAAAGGGAGATAATGAGGACCTCCTTCTGCTCTGTGATGGCTGTGACAAAGGCTGCCATACTTACTGTCACAAACCCAAGATCACCAGCATCCCAGAAGGAGACTGGTACTGCCCGGCCTGCATATCCAAG GCGAGTGGTCCCTCCCTGAAAAGCAAAAAGCCTCCAGCCAAACCAGTAGCATCTAGTGGAGGGGGCAGCAAGAAAGGCGGAGAGGCCAAGAAGAACGGGAAGCAGGCGGGCAATGGCGAAGTGTCGGAGGACGACTTGGCCAGCGCCAGCAGCACGCCCAAGAAAGGAGCAAAAGACACCAGCAGGAAGCGGAAGGCAGAGGAGAGCTCACCTGCTCtgacagcagccaatcaggagagccctgtgtgtgtgaagcggGCCAAGACAGCTCGAGACAACAACAGGGATCTGGGATTATGCAG AGTGCTTCTTGCTGAGCTGGAGCGGCATCAGGATGCATGGCCTTTCCTCACACCTGTCAACCTGAAAACAGTCCCTGGGTACAGGAAGGTCATCAAGAAACCGATGGACTTCTCCACCATACGTGAGAAGCTTGTGAGCAGCCA gtATCAAAACCTGGAGACTTTCATCATTGATGTCAACTTGGTCTTTGATAACTGTGAAAAATTCAATGAAGACAATTCAGACATCGGCCGGGCTGGTCATAACATGAGGAAGTTCTTTGAGAAGCGCTGGACTGAGcttctgaaacaaacaaactaa